Proteins from one Anopheles nili chromosome 2, idAnoNiliSN_F5_01, whole genome shotgun sequence genomic window:
- the LOC128732216 gene encoding uncharacterized protein LOC128732216, whose protein sequence is MFTKVFFVVLLAIVATSAKPLVPLAYTAAAAPFVAAPAVTVASPYVTSYATAPALAAYSAPYASAYTAGFPYTAALPYAAAAPYTSIVL, encoded by the exons ATGTTCACTAAAGTG TTCTTCGTAGTTCTGCTCGCCATCGTCGCGACCTCGGCTAAGCCTTTGGTGCCACTGGCTTACACTGCAGCGGCTGCACCATTCGTTGCAGCTCCAGCCGTAACGGTGGCTTCGCCTTATGTGACATCGTACGCGACGGCACCTGCTCTGGCCGCTTATTCTGCTCCATATGCGTCGGCATATACCGCCGGATTCCCGTACACGGCCGCTCTTCCATACGCAGCTGCCGCTCCTTACACGTCCATTGTTCTGTAG
- the LOC128732215 gene encoding angiomotin-like encodes MYSKVVIALTLCVLSTVSAGVVPVAAPFAAAGVIAPYATSYNAHTVNHNIAAPYVAATPVAAPVAVAKYVAAPAAPVAAIAPVAPVAKYVAAPVPAAAYTAYSAGAPVLPAAAYTAYSAASYPYLF; translated from the exons ATGTACTCCAAAGTAGTG ATCGCTCTTACCCTGTGCGTCCTGAGCACCGTTTCGGCCGGAGTAGTCCCAGTGGCAGCTCCGTTTGCTGCAGCTGGTGTCATAGCACCGTACGCCACGTCCTACAATGCGCACACGGTGAACCACAACATCGCAGCCCCATATGTCGCGGCCACGCCTGTCGCTGCTCCGGTTGCCGTCGCCAAGTATGTCGCCGCACCTGCTGCTCCGGTTGCGGCCATTGCACCGGTTGCTCCAGTAGCCAAGTATGTTGCTGCTCCGGTTCCTGCTGCTGCCTATACTGCATACAGTGCGGGTGCTCCGGTTCTTCCAGCTGCTGCCTACACGGCGTACAGTGCCGCCTCTTACCCGTATCTTTTCTAA